One genomic window of Vicugna pacos chromosome 18, VicPac4, whole genome shotgun sequence includes the following:
- the PDZD9 gene encoding PDZ domain-containing protein 9 isoform X1 gives MEKAVHRSRKGRHVSLKVKSSVHSLSKTQETKLTVGSLGLGLIVIQHGPYLQITHLIKKGAAARDGKLQPGDVLISVGHVSVLGYTLREFLKLLQHITIGTVLQIEVYQNFIDIPKEWQEIYDLIPETKFPITHTTKKTEQAKDDSTSSDDKEDVVLDKKLKYYKYPRSTGHHAARRPMSISREWHGYKKKNHTMRVGEDIHCDVVIHQDHKKEVRAPSPYWTMVKHDNESSSSSSASSSDAFWLEDYAQAEDKGQPVSKDG, from the exons ATGGAGAAGGCTGTCCACAGAAGCAGAAAAG GAAGGCACGTCAGCCTCAAGGTTAAGTCATCTGTCCACAGCTTGAGCAAAACTCAGGAGACCAAACTCACTGTGGGCAGCCTGGGATTAGGCCTGATCGTCATCCAGCATGGACCCTACCTTCAGATCACCCACCTCATTAAGAAGGGGGCTGCAGCCAGGGATGGGAAACTCCAGCCAG GTGATGTTCTGATTAGTGTCGGCCATGTCAGTGTGTTAGGATATACTCTTCGagaatttttaaagcttttgcaACATATCACCATAGGAACAGTGCTACAAATCGAGGTTTACCAAAATTTTATTGACATACCCAAGGAATGGCAAGAAATATATGATTTAATCCCTGAGACCAAATTTCCAATAACACA CACAACAAAGAAAACTGAGCAGGCAAAAGATGACTCCACAAGCAGCGATGACAAAGAAGATGTAGTTTTAGATAAAAAGCTTAAGTACTATAAATATCCACGGTCCACCGGGCATCATGCTGCAAGGAGACCGATGTCTATCTCCAGGGAATGGCATGGATATAAAAAGAAGAACCACACTATGCGTGTGGGAGAAGACATTCACTGTGATGTGGTGATTCACCAAGATCACAAAAAAGAAGTGAGAGCCCCTTCTCCCTACTGGACAATGGTGAAGCATGACAATGAAAGCTCCTCGTCCTCCTCGGCCTCCTCCTCAGATGCATTTTGGCTGGAAGATTATGCCCAAGCTGAGGACAAGGGTCAACCTGTATCAAAAGATGGTTAG
- the UQCRC2 gene encoding cytochrome b-c1 complex subunit 2, mitochondrial, whose protein sequence is MKLITRAGSLARFYSLRVAPKVKATAAPAGVPPHPEDLEFTRLPNGLVIASLENYAPASRIGLFIKAGSRYEDSNNLGTSHLLRLASGLTTKGASSFKITRGIEAVGGKLSVTATRESMAYTVECLRDDVDILMEFLLNVTAAPEFRRWEVAALQSQLRIDKAVAFQNPQAHVIENLHAAAYRNALANSLYCPDYRIGKVTPDELHHYVQNHFTSARMALIGLGVSHPVLKQVAERFLNVRGGLGLSGAKAKYRGGEVREQNGDSLVHAALVAESTAAGSAEANAFSVLQHVLGAGPHVKRGSNATSSLYQAVAKGTHQPFDVSAFNASYSDSGLFGIYTISQAAAAGDVIKAAYNQVKTIAQGNLSNTDVQTAKNKLKASYLMSVESSESFLDEIGSQALVAGSYVPPSTVLQQIDAVADADVINAAKKFVSGRKSMAASGNLGHTPFVDEL, encoded by the exons ATGAAGCTGATAACCAGAGCCGGGTCCCTCGCG AGATTTTATTCCCTCAGAGTTGCCCCCAAAGTAAAAGCCACAGCTGCCCCTGCGGGAGTGCCTCCACATCCTGAAGACCTTGAG ttcACCAGATTACCAAATGGCTTAGTGATTGCTTCTCTTGAAAACTATGCTCCTGCATCAAGAATTGGTTTGTTCATTAAAGCAGGCAGCAGATACGAGGACTCCAACAATTTAGGAACCTCTCATTTGCTTCGTCTTGCATCAGGTTTG actACAAAAGGAGCTTCATCTTTCAAGATAACCCGTGGAATTGAAGCAGTTGGTGGTAAATTAAG TGTGACTGCAACAAGGGAGAGCATGGCTTACACTGTGGAGTGCCTGCGGGATGATGT TGATATTCTAATGGAGTTCCTGCTCAACGTCACTGCAGCACCAGAATTTCGTCGTTGGGAGGTGGCTGCCCTTCAGTCTCAGCTGAGGATTGACAAAGCCGTGGCTTTTCAGAATCCACAGGCTC ATGTCATTGAAAATTTGCATGCTGCAGCTTACCGAAATGCCTTGGCTAACTCCTTATATTGTCCTGATTATAGGATTGGAAAAGTGACACCAGACGAG TTACATCACTACGTTCAGAACCACTTTACAAGTGCAAGAATGGCTTTGATTGGACTTG GTGTGAGTCATCCTGTTCTAAAGCAAGTTGCTGAACGATTTCTCAATGTGAGAGGTGGCCTTGGTTTATCTGGTGCAAAGGCCAAATACCGTGGAG GTGAAGTCCGAGAACAGAATGGAGACAGTCTCGTCCATGCTGCCCTGGTAGCAGAAAGCACTGCCGCAGGAAGTGCAGAAGCAAATGCATTCAGTGTTCTCCAGCACGTCCTCGGTGCCGGGCCACACGTTAAGAGGGGCAGCAACGCCACCAGCTCACTCTACCAGGCTGTTGCCAAGGGAACCCACCAGCCATTTGAT GTTTCTGCTTTTAATGCCAGTTACTCAGATTCTGGACTCTTTGGGATTTACACTATCTCGCAAGCTGCAGCTGCTGGAGAT GTTATCAAGGCTGCCTATAACCAAGTCAAAACAATTGCTCAAGGAAATCTTTCTAACACAGATGTCCAAACTGCCAA GAACAAGCTGAAAGCTAGCTACCTAATGTCTGTGGAGTCTTCTGAGAGTTTCCTGGATGAAATTGGGTCCCAGGCTCTAGTTGCTGGTTCCTACGTTCCGCCATCCACAGTCCTTCAGCAGATTGACGCAGTAGCTGACGCTGATGTCATAAAT GCTGCAAAGAAGTTTGTTTCTGGCCGGAAGTCAATGGCAGCAAGCGGCAATTTGGGGCATACACCTTTTGTTGATGAGTTGTAA
- the PDZD9 gene encoding PDZ domain-containing protein 9 isoform X2 codes for MEKAVHRSRKGDVLISVGHVSVLGYTLREFLKLLQHITIGTVLQIEVYQNFIDIPKEWQEIYDLIPETKFPITHTTKKTEQAKDDSTSSDDKEDVVLDKKLKYYKYPRSTGHHAARRPMSISREWHGYKKKNHTMRVGEDIHCDVVIHQDHKKEVRAPSPYWTMVKHDNESSSSSSASSSDAFWLEDYAQAEDKGQPVSKDG; via the exons ATGGAGAAGGCTGTCCACAGAAGCAGAAAAG GTGATGTTCTGATTAGTGTCGGCCATGTCAGTGTGTTAGGATATACTCTTCGagaatttttaaagcttttgcaACATATCACCATAGGAACAGTGCTACAAATCGAGGTTTACCAAAATTTTATTGACATACCCAAGGAATGGCAAGAAATATATGATTTAATCCCTGAGACCAAATTTCCAATAACACA CACAACAAAGAAAACTGAGCAGGCAAAAGATGACTCCACAAGCAGCGATGACAAAGAAGATGTAGTTTTAGATAAAAAGCTTAAGTACTATAAATATCCACGGTCCACCGGGCATCATGCTGCAAGGAGACCGATGTCTATCTCCAGGGAATGGCATGGATATAAAAAGAAGAACCACACTATGCGTGTGGGAGAAGACATTCACTGTGATGTGGTGATTCACCAAGATCACAAAAAAGAAGTGAGAGCCCCTTCTCCCTACTGGACAATGGTGAAGCATGACAATGAAAGCTCCTCGTCCTCCTCGGCCTCCTCCTCAGATGCATTTTGGCTGGAAGATTATGCCCAAGCTGAGGACAAGGGTCAACCTGTATCAAAAGATGGTTAG